The Polaribacter sp. KT25b genome contains the following window.
AACATACAGACCAGAAGAAATCAATGAAAATTTACGATGGGAAGTAGGTAGAACATTAAATATTGGTGTAGACTTTGCTTTTTTAGACAGAAAAATTTCTGGTTCTGTAAATGCATATGTTAAAGAAACAAACGACCTTATTGCTAGCTCTATTGTAGATCCATTTACAAATTTTGGAAATAGAATTAGAGCAAATATTGGTGACATGGAAAATAGAGGATTAGAGTTTATGATTAATGCTACTCCTATAAGAACCGAAAATTTTGAATGGTCTTTAAATTATAATATCTCATTAAATGACAACGAAATCACCAAACTATCTACAGATCAGCCACAAGGAGGTATATCTACAGGTGTTGGAGGCCAAGTACAAGTTCATAGAGAAGGTGAAACAGCAAATAGTTTTTTAGTTTATCAACAAGTATATGATGCAAATGGAAAACCTTTAGAAGGCGTTTTTGTTGATAGAAATTCTGATAATATCATTAATGATGATGATAAATACATTGACAATGATCCTTTTGCAGATGTATTAATGGGTTTTAACACCAATCTTAATTATAAAAATTGGGATTTATCAATACAAACAAGAGCTAGTTTTGGTAACTATATGTATAATGATATTGCTGCTAGTAAAGGTATTTTACAGAATGCAACAAATAACAATATTTTATCTAACCTTCATGCAGATTACTACAATAGTGGTTTTACCGTAATTAGCAATGATACTGCTTTAAGTGATCACTTTGTTCAAGATGCTTCTTTCTTTAAAATAGACAATATATCAATTGGCTATACTTTAGATCAATTAGAAAATACAACGTTTCGTTTCTATGGATCTTTACAAAATGTTTTAATAATAACTGATTATGATGGTTTAGATCCAGAAATCAGTTTAGGTATCGATAATAATTTTTACCCAAGACCTAGATCATTTGTTTTAGGTGTAAACGTTAACTTTTAAATAAAAAATAATGCAACAGAAATTTAAATATTTAATTGTAATCATGTTATTCTCTTTAGGAGTTATATCATGTCACGAAGACTTAAATCAATCTCCGATTGATCCAGATAGTTTTACAGAAGAAGATGTGTTTGCTAACGCTACAGATGCTCAAAGTGCATTAGCTAAGTTATATGCAAGTTTAGCTCTAACAGGCCAACAAGGTCCTTCAGGTAATCCAGACTTAGACCCAGAAGATATTGATGAAGGTTTTTCACAATATTCAAGAATGTTATTTAACTTAAATGAATTAACAACAGACCATGCAGTTGTTGGTTGGGGAGATGCAGGTTTACCAGATTTACATGGTTTATATTGGTCTGGAAATAATGATTTTTCTGAAGCTATGTACTATAGATTAGCACAAGAAGTATCTTTCTGTAATTCATTTATAGACAACGCATCAGCTTTAACAGATACAGAAGTTGCTAGCTATATTGCAGAAGCTCGTTTTTTAAGAGCATTTACCTATTACAACTTAATGGATTTATATGGTAGTGTTCCTTTAGTTACTTCTGTTACAACAGATTTACCAACTCAAGCAACTAGAAAAGAGTTGTTTAACTTTATTGAAACTGAATTATTAGAAATTCAAGATCAACTTAAAGCTAGTGGTGCTAATGAATATGGTAGAGTAGATAAAGTTGCTGCATGGGCATTATTATCTAAACTATATTTAAATGCAGAAGTTTATACAGGAACTGCTAGATATAATGATGCGGTAACATTTTCTAATAATGTAATGACATCTAGCTACTCAATAAATATGATTGATGCTAACGGAAACGGTAGTGCATATGATGAATTATTTTTAGCAGATAATAATACAAATGGAGCACAAAGTGAATTTATTTTTGCACTAAATTTTGATGGTCTTAGATCTCAAACTTATGGTGGTTCTACATTTTTAGTACATGCTGCTATTGGTGGAAATATGAATC
Protein-coding sequences here:
- a CDS encoding RagB/SusD family nutrient uptake outer membrane protein — protein: MQQKFKYLIVIMLFSLGVISCHEDLNQSPIDPDSFTEEDVFANATDAQSALAKLYASLALTGQQGPSGNPDLDPEDIDEGFSQYSRMLFNLNELTTDHAVVGWGDAGLPDLHGLYWSGNNDFSEAMYYRLAQEVSFCNSFIDNASALTDTEVASYIAEARFLRAFTYYNLMDLYGSVPLVTSVTTDLPTQATRKELFNFIETELLEIQDQLKASGANEYGRVDKVAAWALLSKLYLNAEVYTGTARYNDAVTFSNNVMTSSYSINMIDANGNGSAYDELFLADNNTNGAQSEFIFALNFDGLRSQTYGGSTFLVHAAIGGNMNPTDFGVNGGWAGLRTTKNLVNKFNVDVTALNNSLGTVSDWGLVGDATVNGWNGPDMEMYQTGTNTYALYADLNGSEIKFRFNEDWGNNYGDDNSDGTLEAGGSNIAVPSNGTYFITLDLNTFTYTMSPYTGDKRGMFHKDGQTLEIEEIPTFENGYAVTKFKNIDSSGNQGSDTAGDFVDTDLPLIRLAEIYLNYAEASLRGGGGDLGLAVTKINELRERSYGSTAGNITSGDLTLEFILNERSRELYWEGQRRTDLIRYNYFTSDTYLWPFKGDSKDGVGVQSYRNLFPLPNNIITTNPNLIQNPGY